From the genome of Acidobacteriota bacterium, one region includes:
- a CDS encoding CehA/McbA family metallohydrolase produces the protein MKKLSTKFLFRVSFLLAGAACWFFLQDPGATFSSHDQGPDPDERFVLETGQPVGELSFEVLEDLTGVHLPSRLYFAHTDGRPETPVVGRFENYLVTASGRELKTIPVGRYDVYVSRGIEYTLDHQEVEILEGKRTHFTSTLSRAIDTSGFISSDFHLHLQFAMRDGAIVSAAAGLDLLTATDHNILKDYSPYIEELNLGRFMSSVVGSEIDTAFGHFNSFPMSLNRWQERSYRYSIHTPGEFLRLMRQNPGDEIVQINHPRYGTTKGGYFNTRLNRDTGEIEYPFFETSFNQVEVYNALTVLEDRENPRFGRNHRLDQNLKDWYSLLNRGIAITGVGNTDAHRYPSELPGYPRNYVLSDTDKPWEIDPYEVVDALKRGASSASLGPFIRFTVDDGVQMGSTHTARDGSVMVHVNVQRAPWIPLDRVEIVANGKVLKTLSTEEAPEGTRHHWDIEVKADQDTWLLVLATSDRPWEKPFSHFSSFAFTNPIWVDFDGNGYFDPPNPGYPANEAAEPAE, from the coding sequence TTGAAAAAGCTCTCAACCAAGTTCTTGTTTCGAGTCTCTTTCCTGCTGGCGGGCGCGGCCTGCTGGTTCTTCCTGCAGGATCCGGGCGCGACCTTCTCCTCACACGACCAGGGACCCGACCCGGACGAGCGCTTCGTCCTGGAGACGGGTCAGCCGGTGGGTGAACTCTCGTTCGAGGTTCTGGAGGACCTGACCGGCGTCCACCTCCCATCAAGGCTCTACTTCGCCCATACCGACGGGCGGCCGGAAACTCCCGTGGTGGGACGCTTCGAGAACTACCTGGTGACGGCCTCCGGCCGGGAGCTGAAGACCATACCGGTGGGCCGGTACGACGTCTACGTGAGCCGCGGCATCGAATACACCCTGGACCACCAGGAGGTGGAGATCCTGGAAGGGAAACGGACCCATTTCACCTCCACCCTCTCCCGGGCCATCGACACCAGCGGTTTCATCTCGTCGGATTTCCACCTGCACCTCCAGTTCGCCATGCGGGACGGCGCCATCGTCTCGGCGGCGGCCGGACTGGACCTGCTCACCGCTACCGATCACAACATCCTCAAGGATTATTCTCCCTACATCGAGGAGTTGAACCTGGGCCGGTTCATGTCCTCGGTGGTGGGGTCGGAGATAGACACGGCGTTCGGTCACTTCAACAGCTTTCCCATGTCGCTGAACCGGTGGCAGGAACGATCGTATCGCTACTCCATTCATACTCCGGGAGAATTCCTCCGGCTGATGCGGCAGAACCCGGGCGACGAGATCGTGCAGATCAATCATCCCCGGTACGGCACGACCAAGGGAGGCTACTTCAACACGCGGCTCAACCGGGACACCGGAGAGATCGAGTATCCCTTCTTCGAGACCAGCTTCAATCAGGTCGAGGTCTACAACGCACTCACCGTATTGGAGGACCGGGAGAATCCTCGATTCGGCCGCAACCACAGGCTGGACCAGAATCTGAAGGACTGGTACAGCCTGCTCAACCGGGGGATCGCCATCACCGGCGTGGGCAACACCGACGCCCACCGCTATCCCAGCGAGTTGCCCGGATATCCGCGCAACTACGTCCTCTCGGACACGGACAAACCCTGGGAGATCGATCCCTACGAGGTGGTCGATGCGTTGAAGCGGGGCGCGTCATCCGCTTCGCTGGGCCCCTTCATCCGCTTCACCGTCGACGACGGCGTCCAGATGGGCTCCACACACACCGCCCGGGACGGCTCGGTGATGGTGCACGTCAATGTCCAGAGGGCCCCCTGGATTCCGCTGGACCGGGTGGAGATCGTGGCCAACGGCAAGGTGCTCAAGACACTCTCGACCGAGGAGGCGCCGGAGGGCACGCGGCACCATTGGGACATCGAGGTCAAAGCCGATCAAGACACCTGGCTACTGGTGCTGGCCACCTCCGACCGCCCCTGGGAGAAGCCGTTCTCCCATTTCAGCTCGTTCGCCTTCACCAATCCTATCTGGGTGGATTTCGACGGGAACGGATATTTCGATCCTCCCAATCCAGGATATCCGGCCAACGAAGCGGCCGAGCCAGCCGAGTAG
- a CDS encoding CehA/McbA family metallohydrolase codes for MMVPFPRPALAMSVLLPAILLQLTPARAHEITRAAFLKRHNVAALARPVGFGALSGHEVCRLKVALTEEGTGAGLAGLIRVTPEGSEEALELPGLFHRSRGWHTLPPSAELAVPRTRLRIEALHGLETEKTTTTLDLSGRDRAEIRLPLRRIYDPRARGLKSGNTHLHLARITFRDAERYLREVPLGDGLDLLFVSYLRRMPDEARYTTNGFTRADLDRLSGGGIDFGWGQEHRHNFGSGEQGYGHVMLLNLLKLIRPVSIGPGIMGAGNDGRPLQTGIREARTDGGTVIWCHNAFGHEDLPNWMAGLVDAQNIFDGGSRGHYSETFYRYLNLGLKVPFSTGTDWFIYDFARVYVPLEGPVTEREWLEVLSQGRSYITNGPFLELEAAGRQPGGTVSVSENETVRVRGRGVGRMDFKALELIVNGRVVHSVSSRPSEGHFVADMDFPLQVSDPGWVALRIPPNLPENELARSLFAHTSPIYLQLDGRSIFRPEVAREVLAEMEESVAKIHSLGLFSSSRDRESVLRVYREGIRILSRRLADRKGDF; via the coding sequence ATGATGGTTCCGTTTCCCCGACCCGCGCTGGCGATGAGCGTCCTTTTGCCGGCAATCCTGCTGCAGTTGACTCCGGCCCGGGCGCACGAGATCACCCGCGCCGCCTTTCTCAAGCGGCACAACGTCGCCGCGCTGGCCCGTCCGGTGGGATTCGGGGCCTTGTCCGGTCACGAAGTCTGCCGCTTGAAGGTAGCCCTGACGGAGGAAGGAACCGGGGCCGGGCTCGCCGGGTTGATCCGGGTCACTCCCGAAGGCAGCGAGGAGGCGCTGGAGCTGCCGGGGCTCTTTCACCGGTCCCGGGGCTGGCACACGCTGCCTCCGTCCGCCGAGCTCGCGGTTCCCCGGACCCGTCTCCGGATCGAGGCGCTGCACGGACTGGAGACGGAGAAGACGACAACGACCCTGGACCTTTCGGGAAGAGACCGGGCGGAGATCCGGTTGCCCCTGCGCCGCATCTATGACCCGCGGGCCAGAGGGCTGAAGTCCGGGAATACCCATCTCCACCTCGCGAGAATCACCTTCCGGGACGCCGAGCGCTACTTGCGGGAGGTGCCCCTGGGGGACGGACTGGACCTCCTGTTCGTCTCCTACCTGCGGAGAATGCCGGACGAGGCCCGCTATACGACCAACGGGTTCACCCGGGCGGACCTCGACAGGCTCTCGGGTGGCGGAATCGACTTCGGATGGGGCCAGGAGCACCGCCACAACTTCGGCTCGGGGGAGCAGGGCTACGGTCACGTGATGCTCCTGAACCTGCTCAAGCTGATCCGGCCGGTGAGCATCGGCCCCGGCATCATGGGCGCGGGCAACGACGGACGCCCCCTGCAGACGGGGATTCGGGAGGCCCGGACGGACGGCGGCACCGTCATCTGGTGTCACAACGCCTTCGGTCACGAGGACCTTCCCAACTGGATGGCGGGCTTGGTGGACGCCCAGAACATCTTCGACGGGGGCTCCAGGGGGCACTACTCCGAGACCTTCTACCGCTACCTGAACCTGGGCTTGAAGGTACCCTTCTCGACCGGAACAGACTGGTTCATCTACGACTTCGCCCGAGTCTACGTCCCGCTGGAGGGACCGGTCACGGAGCGGGAATGGCTGGAGGTCCTCTCCCAGGGGCGCTCCTACATCACCAACGGTCCGTTTCTGGAGTTGGAAGCCGCGGGACGGCAGCCCGGCGGCACGGTTTCCGTTTCCGAAAACGAGACGGTGCGGGTCCGGGGCCGGGGTGTGGGCCGCATGGACTTCAAGGCCCTGGAACTGATCGTCAACGGGCGTGTCGTCCATTCCGTTTCGAGCCGTCCGTCGGAAGGTCATTTCGTGGCCGACATGGACTTCCCTCTCCAGGTTTCCGATCCGGGATGGGTGGCTCTGCGCATTCCTCCGAACCTGCCCGAGAACGAGCTGGCCCGGTCCCTGTTCGCCCACACCAGCCCCATCTATCTCCAATTGGACGGCCGGTCCATCTTCCGGCCCGAGGTTGCCCGGGAGGTGTTGGCGGAGATGGAGGAGAGTGTGGCGAAGATTCATTCGCTGGGGTTATTCTCCAGTTCCCGGGACCGGGAATCGGTGCTTCGCGTCTACCGGGAGGGGATCCGGATCCTGAGCCGGCGGCTGGCGGATCGGAAGGGCGATTTCTAA
- a CDS encoding M81 family metallopeptidase, whose amino-acid sequence MKRVGIASLMHESNTFYPIPTTREMFGDTCLVSDREVISHWGEAHHEIGGMLEVLPAQGLETVPLLTGTAMPSGPVEEEAYEEILAEILDRISGESLDGLLLALHGAMVAEHVRDADGRTAASIRQLVGPDLPIVMTLDLHANVSPLMIESVTATTIYRTYPHLDQRERGREATRILAETLEGRIQPVQALVKPPLCISILAQGSRYEPVADLYRRMEELIGQEGIVSASIAPGFAYADVEEMGPAFLVVTDGDRSLARNEALALARRAWNRRDELTLLGTPIKQAVAEAMAAEAGPVTLLDVGDNVGGGSPADGTLILEEVIRTGSGPALVVLFDPAAVQACVASGVGTEVSLVVGGKSDDLHGPPVPIRGRVRCLHDGAFVEEEPRHGGARYNNQGLTALVETGEGHAIVLNSLRMAPMSLEQVLSLGIKPNSYRILVAKGAIAPVAAYEPVSSRIVYVDTPGITSANPAHFEYRYRPRPLYPFEPETVWDASQ is encoded by the coding sequence TTGAAGAGAGTTGGAATCGCTTCTCTGATGCACGAGTCCAACACCTTCTACCCAATCCCCACCACCCGGGAGATGTTCGGGGACACCTGCCTGGTGTCGGACCGGGAGGTCATCTCCCACTGGGGCGAGGCGCATCACGAGATTGGAGGCATGCTGGAGGTGCTTCCGGCTCAGGGTCTGGAGACGGTCCCCCTTCTCACCGGCACGGCCATGCCCTCGGGGCCGGTTGAGGAGGAAGCCTATGAGGAGATCCTGGCGGAGATCCTGGACCGGATCTCGGGCGAGTCCCTGGACGGACTGCTGCTGGCCCTGCACGGGGCCATGGTGGCCGAGCACGTCCGGGACGCCGACGGGCGGACCGCCGCCAGTATCCGGCAACTGGTGGGCCCCGATCTGCCCATCGTCATGACGCTGGACCTCCATGCCAACGTCTCTCCGCTCATGATCGAGAGCGTCACCGCCACCACCATCTATCGGACCTACCCGCATCTGGATCAGAGGGAACGGGGCCGGGAGGCCACCCGCATCCTGGCGGAGACGCTGGAGGGCAGGATCCAACCCGTCCAGGCCCTGGTCAAACCTCCCCTCTGCATCAGCATCCTGGCTCAAGGGTCCCGCTACGAGCCCGTAGCGGATCTTTACCGGCGAATGGAGGAATTGATCGGGCAGGAGGGGATCGTCAGCGCCAGCATCGCTCCCGGATTCGCCTACGCCGACGTGGAGGAAATGGGGCCGGCCTTTCTGGTGGTAACCGACGGCGATCGGTCGCTGGCCCGCAACGAGGCGTTGGCCCTGGCGCGCCGGGCCTGGAACCGTCGGGACGAGCTGACCCTGCTGGGGACTCCCATCAAGCAGGCCGTTGCAGAAGCGATGGCCGCCGAAGCAGGCCCCGTCACGCTACTGGACGTGGGCGACAACGTGGGCGGCGGCAGCCCGGCCGACGGCACCCTGATCCTGGAGGAAGTGATTCGGACCGGGTCCGGGCCCGCACTGGTGGTGCTGTTCGACCCGGCTGCCGTCCAGGCCTGCGTGGCCTCCGGTGTAGGAACGGAAGTGTCGCTCGTGGTGGGCGGGAAGAGCGACGACCTGCACGGCCCGCCCGTCCCCATCCGGGGCCGGGTCCGTTGCCTGCACGACGGCGCCTTCGTGGAGGAAGAGCCCCGCCACGGCGGCGCCCGTTACAACAATCAGGGGCTCACCGCGCTGGTGGAGACCGGGGAAGGTCACGCCATCGTTCTGAATTCGCTCAGAATGGCGCCCATGAGCCTGGAGCAGGTCTTGAGCCTGGGCATCAAGCCGAATTCCTACCGGATCCTGGTGGCCAAGGGGGCCATCGCTCCCGTGGCGGCCTACGAGCCGGTTTCCAGCCGGATCGTCTACGTGGACACGCCCGGGATCACCTCCGCCAACCCGGCTCACTTCGAATACCGCTACCGTCCCCGCCCCCTCTACCCGTTCGAGCCGGAGACGGTCTGGGACGCTTCCCAGTGA
- a CDS encoding aldolase/citrate lyase family protein, protein MVNASLKQKLARGELVVGTLMTFDFWAGYLEIYKQVGMDFVFLDMEHGAADLAKAEELCRTARLLDLPLILRPEDSVYHLLRRYADMGPSGFMIPWTEREEQLETVKSAIFVPPRGRRGPGGPSVMRTRSLDLKGWQEVEDDFFVCFQVETPRGIEALPGLADRDWIDAVMLGPYDLSLNLGHCGEWDHPVVVDAILSVLEGARAAGKPCGMVVGTLEQGRFWIDRGFHFLSFGEATGMVRAQASAFLSAVRG, encoded by the coding sequence ATGGTCAATGCTTCCCTGAAGCAGAAGCTGGCCCGGGGCGAGTTGGTGGTGGGGACCCTCATGACCTTCGACTTCTGGGCCGGATACCTGGAGATCTACAAGCAGGTGGGGATGGACTTCGTGTTCCTGGACATGGAGCATGGCGCCGCCGATCTGGCCAAGGCCGAAGAGCTGTGCCGCACCGCCCGCCTGTTGGATCTGCCCCTCATCCTGCGTCCCGAGGACAGCGTCTATCACCTGCTGCGCCGCTACGCGGACATGGGTCCGTCCGGATTCATGATTCCCTGGACCGAGAGGGAGGAGCAGCTCGAGACGGTCAAGAGCGCCATCTTCGTCCCGCCCCGGGGACGCCGCGGACCGGGAGGGCCATCGGTGATGCGCACCCGCAGCCTGGACCTGAAAGGCTGGCAGGAGGTGGAGGATGACTTCTTCGTCTGTTTCCAGGTGGAGACTCCCCGGGGAATCGAGGCCCTGCCCGGACTGGCCGACCGCGACTGGATCGATGCCGTGATGCTGGGTCCCTATGATCTCTCCCTCAACCTGGGACATTGTGGGGAGTGGGACCATCCCGTGGTGGTCGACGCCATTCTCAGTGTTTTGGAGGGAGCGCGCGCCGCAGGGAAGCCTTGCGGCATGGTGGTGGGGACGCTGGAGCAGGGCCGTTTCTGGATCGACCGGGGATTTCACTTCCTGTCGTTTGGGGAGGCCACCGGCATGGTGCGGGCCCAGGCCTCGGCCTTCCTCTCGGCCGTACGAGGGTAA
- a CDS encoding SDR family NAD(P)-dependent oxidoreductase — protein sequence MSILENQVAVVTGAGTGIGRAVAETFAREGAAVALLGRREEKLREVAVRLPGDRVLTCACDVSSRDQVDGVFARIRDRLGPVNLLVNNAGINTVVRSLARIDPSDWDLVVAVNLTGAFNCIRAVLPGMQELGGGVIINVSSIAGKRAAKVAGVAYVASKHGMVGLTHSTNLEEGVHGIRSTVIFPGEVDTPILDVRPEPVPRERRERILRSEDVAACALLVAGLPPRACVPEIVITPMIQGYA from the coding sequence ATGAGTATTCTGGAGAATCAGGTGGCGGTGGTGACCGGGGCGGGTACAGGCATCGGCCGGGCCGTGGCCGAGACATTCGCCCGGGAGGGCGCCGCGGTGGCTCTGCTCGGGCGGCGGGAGGAGAAACTACGGGAGGTGGCCGTCCGGTTGCCGGGAGACCGGGTCCTGACCTGTGCCTGCGACGTCTCGTCACGAGATCAGGTCGACGGCGTTTTCGCACGGATCCGGGACCGATTGGGGCCCGTGAACCTGCTGGTGAACAATGCCGGGATCAACACCGTCGTGAGAAGTCTGGCTCGGATCGATCCTTCGGATTGGGACCTGGTCGTGGCAGTCAACCTGACCGGCGCCTTCAATTGCATCCGCGCCGTCCTGCCGGGTATGCAGGAGCTGGGAGGGGGCGTCATCATCAATGTCTCCTCCATTGCCGGGAAGCGGGCCGCCAAAGTGGCGGGAGTGGCCTACGTGGCCTCCAAGCACGGGATGGTGGGACTGACCCACTCCACCAACCTGGAAGAAGGGGTCCACGGGATCCGCTCCACCGTGATCTTTCCCGGCGAGGTGGATACGCCCATCCTGGACGTCCGACCGGAGCCGGTTCCCCGCGAGCGCCGGGAGCGGATCCTTCGCTCCGAGGACGTGGCGGCTTGCGCCCTGCTGGTGGCCGGGCTTCCGCCGCGAGCCTGCGTTCCTGAAATCGTTATCACACCCATGATTCAGGGCTATGCTTGA
- a CDS encoding tetratricopeptide repeat protein produces MTQRSTRPRQNALWLVTLAILTAFQLGTVGAQDLEELRKAAEEGDVGAQFNLGFRYATGRGVPRDPEEAANWYRRAAEQGDALAQYNLGVMYVTGRGVPRDAAEAAKWYLKAAEQGDARAQYNMGVRYANGRGVLKDAAEAAKWYLKAAEQGHGRAQYNLGVMYLIGRGVAKDPGEAVKWYLKAAEQGDARAQYNLGFRYANGWDVPEDAAEAAKWYQMAAEQGHARAQLFLGDMYSEGRGVPEDVAEAVKWYRSSAEKGQARAQNNLGVMYASGRGVSKDDQEAVKWYQMAADQGDAGGQFNLGDMYASGRGVPKDVGEAANWYRKAAEQGEAGAQFSLGDMYSEGRGVQADAGEALKWFRRAAERGDAGAQYNLGFRYANGWGVPEDDREAVTWYRKAARQGEARAQNNLGVMYANGWGVPKDEVQAYAWIILASENGNENAIRTKNWLSPKMSDDQVSEAQKVAAGLSQRIETAEPE; encoded by the coding sequence ATGACGCAGCGTAGCACTCGCCCGCGCCAAAATGCACTCTGGCTCGTCACCCTCGCCATTCTGACCGCATTTCAACTCGGAACCGTCGGCGCCCAGGACCTGGAAGAGTTGCGCAAGGCCGCCGAAGAGGGAGACGTCGGCGCTCAGTTCAACCTGGGCTTCAGATACGCCACGGGCCGGGGCGTGCCGAGGGACCCTGAGGAGGCCGCGAATTGGTATCGAAGAGCGGCCGAACAAGGAGACGCTCTGGCTCAATACAACCTGGGCGTCATGTACGTCACGGGCCGGGGCGTGCCGAGGGATGCCGCCGAGGCCGCAAAGTGGTACCTGAAGGCGGCGGAGCAGGGAGACGCCCGCGCTCAGTACAACATGGGAGTCAGGTATGCCAACGGCCGGGGTGTGTTGAAGGATGCCGCCGAGGCGGCGAAGTGGTACCTGAAAGCTGCCGAGCAGGGCCATGGCCGCGCGCAATACAACCTGGGCGTCATGTACCTCATCGGCCGGGGCGTGGCGAAGGACCCGGGCGAGGCGGTGAAGTGGTATCTGAAGGCGGCGGAGCAGGGAGACGCCCGGGCCCAATACAACCTTGGGTTCCGGTACGCCAACGGTTGGGACGTGCCGGAGGACGCCGCCGAGGCGGCGAAGTGGTACCAGATGGCCGCCGAGCAGGGCCACGCCCGCGCGCAACTGTTCCTGGGCGACATGTACTCGGAAGGCCGCGGCGTGCCGGAGGATGTTGCGGAGGCGGTCAAGTGGTATCGGAGTTCCGCCGAGAAAGGCCAGGCCCGCGCCCAGAACAACCTCGGCGTCATGTACGCCAGCGGCCGCGGCGTCTCGAAGGACGACCAGGAAGCCGTGAAGTGGTATCAGATGGCCGCCGATCAGGGAGACGCCGGCGGCCAATTCAACCTAGGCGACATGTACGCCTCGGGCCGGGGAGTGCCCAAAGATGTGGGCGAAGCCGCGAATTGGTACCGGAAGGCCGCCGAGCAGGGCGAAGCCGGCGCTCAATTCAGTCTGGGCGACATGTACTCGGAAGGCCGCGGCGTGCAGGCGGACGCCGGTGAGGCCCTCAAGTGGTTTCGGCGGGCCGCCGAGCGGGGAGACGCCGGCGCTCAATACAACCTGGGCTTCAGATACGCCAATGGCTGGGGAGTTCCGGAGGACGATCGCGAAGCCGTGACCTGGTACCGGAAAGCCGCACGGCAGGGCGAGGCCCGGGCCCAAAACAACCTGGGAGTCATGTACGCCAACGGTTGGGGGGTGCCGAAGGACGAGGTTCAGGCCTATGCCTGGATTATCCTGGCCTCGGAGAATGGCAACGAGAATGCAATCCGGACCAAGAACTGGCTCAGTCCCAAGATGTCCGACGATCAGGTGTCGGAAGCGCAGAAGGTCGCCGCCGGCCTGTCCCAGCGCATCGAAACCGCGGAACCTGAATAG
- a CDS encoding cupin domain-containing protein, whose amino-acid sequence MKKHSVGGVQGNDSIPGILRKTLAFNEEVMLCHFSMSKGATIPLHNHRASQVGYVVSGSLKFVGKEESDTFLAEGGDSYVFDPYKFHGCQVQADSEVVEVFYPVRDEYKDS is encoded by the coding sequence ATGAAGAAGCATTCGGTCGGTGGAGTTCAGGGAAACGACAGCATTCCGGGCATTCTGCGCAAGACGCTCGCCTTCAACGAGGAAGTCATGCTCTGCCACTTTTCCATGTCCAAAGGGGCCACCATTCCCCTGCACAATCACCGGGCCAGCCAAGTGGGATACGTGGTCAGCGGATCTCTCAAGTTCGTGGGCAAGGAGGAGTCGGATACCTTCCTGGCCGAAGGGGGCGATTCCTACGTCTTCGATCCCTACAAGTTTCACGGCTGCCAGGTCCAGGCGGATTCGGAGGTCGTGGAGGTCTTCTATCCGGTGCGGGACGAGTACAAGGACTCCTGA
- a CDS encoding dihydrodipicolinate synthase family protein gives MNQLRGTLKGVVTALGTPLDRNEDLHEKGMRKQIRMQVAAGVDGLLVLGSMGCMQMLKDEVFTEAVEVAIDEARGAVPVIVGCGDTSTERTLARIRLAENYPLAGVALIPPFIFRFSQAELHEYFTGVASRTSLPVYPYDNPGLTGHSLEAELVRELARHPNIVGLKASGDFLTFRRSAEHFRGSEFAVLSGHTTFFDLALKLGAVGIIEGLFALAPEYGVEIYRTFREGNPEGSAAAQRKLLRLREVVAYDSVFAGFTSAMNLRGVPGNFTPLPFAQPTKRGREQVEKVLRDLDLLN, from the coding sequence ATGAATCAGCTTCGAGGCACGCTCAAAGGGGTGGTGACCGCGCTGGGGACACCGCTGGACCGGAACGAGGACCTTCACGAGAAGGGCATGAGGAAGCAGATCCGGATGCAGGTGGCCGCCGGCGTGGACGGCCTCCTGGTGCTGGGGTCCATGGGCTGCATGCAGATGCTCAAGGACGAGGTCTTTACGGAAGCCGTGGAGGTGGCCATCGACGAGGCGAGGGGCGCCGTGCCCGTCATCGTGGGCTGCGGCGACACCAGCACGGAGCGGACTCTGGCGCGAATCCGGCTTGCCGAGAACTATCCCCTGGCCGGGGTGGCCCTGATTCCCCCCTTCATCTTCCGCTTCAGTCAGGCCGAGCTCCACGAATACTTCACCGGCGTGGCTTCCCGGACCAGCCTCCCGGTCTATCCCTACGACAATCCGGGGCTGACGGGCCATTCGCTGGAAGCTGAACTGGTCCGGGAGTTGGCCAGGCATCCCAACATCGTGGGGTTGAAGGCGTCCGGCGACTTCCTCACCTTCCGCCGTTCCGCGGAGCATTTCCGGGGATCGGAGTTCGCGGTCCTCTCGGGACACACCACTTTCTTCGACCTGGCTCTAAAACTGGGCGCTGTTGGAATCATCGAAGGGCTCTTCGCACTGGCGCCCGAGTATGGTGTCGAGATCTACCGAACCTTTCGGGAGGGAAATCCGGAAGGGTCCGCCGCGGCCCAGAGGAAGCTCCTGCGTTTGAGGGAGGTCGTGGCGTACGACTCGGTGTTCGCCGGCTTCACCTCCGCCATGAACCTGAGGGGAGTCCCCGGGAACTTCACTCCCCTTCCCTTCGCTCAGCCGACAAAGCGGGGCCGCGAGCAGGTGGAGAAGGTGTTGCGGGACCTCGACCTTCTCAACTAG
- a CDS encoding dihydrodipicolinate synthase family protein, with amino-acid sequence MLTRENMDGLYILVVTPFDDRFHLDTEGYRYNIRKLVRMGVDGIITTGTNGEFFVVNDEELRTISRITVEECQGSGTRVVVGASAVNTEESIRRSRIAMEEGAEGVMNVVPFYQTLTKAEAYQYFRDLAEACPGLGIIIYNNPGTTKLLLNDSDFVELQKIPTVAGVKMIGADMSLYFNSLRRTEIPHFPLEQLWSVSHVVGGNGVMASFIYAFPAFMQRWWKAIRGGDVAQALAYQHQCNEILQEAIIPLAGEGYNDTSLTKATVNAAGYFKAGPPRPPSEAAPPARIERLRETLEKKFSHFLEDEIR; translated from the coding sequence ATGCTGACAAGAGAGAACATGGACGGTCTTTACATTCTCGTGGTCACTCCCTTCGACGACAGGTTTCATCTCGATACGGAAGGATATCGGTACAACATCCGGAAGCTGGTCCGCATGGGAGTGGACGGCATCATCACCACCGGGACCAACGGCGAGTTCTTCGTGGTCAACGACGAGGAACTGCGCACCATCAGCCGGATCACGGTGGAGGAATGCCAGGGAAGCGGGACCAGGGTCGTCGTGGGAGCCAGCGCCGTCAATACCGAGGAATCGATCCGGCGCTCCCGCATCGCCATGGAGGAAGGGGCGGAAGGGGTCATGAACGTCGTCCCCTTCTACCAGACCCTGACCAAGGCCGAAGCCTACCAGTACTTCCGGGATCTTGCCGAAGCCTGCCCCGGCCTGGGAATCATCATCTACAACAACCCCGGCACCACGAAGCTGCTGCTCAACGACTCGGACTTCGTGGAGCTGCAGAAGATTCCCACCGTGGCCGGCGTGAAGATGATCGGCGCCGACATGAGCCTCTATTTCAACAGCCTGAGGCGTACCGAGATCCCCCACTTCCCTCTGGAGCAGCTCTGGAGCGTGAGCCACGTGGTGGGGGGCAACGGAGTCATGGCCAGTTTCATCTACGCCTTCCCCGCCTTCATGCAGAGGTGGTGGAAGGCGATCCGCGGCGGGGACGTGGCCCAGGCCCTGGCTTACCAGCACCAGTGCAACGAGATCTTGCAGGAAGCCATCATTCCCCTGGCGGGCGAGGGCTACAACGACACTTCTCTCACCAAGGCCACGGTGAACGCCGCCGGCTACTTCAAGGCGGGGCCGCCCCGTCCACCGTCGGAAGCGGCGCCGCCCGCAAGGATCGAACGGCTTCGCGAGACGCTGGAGAAAAAGTTCTCGCACTTTCTGGAGGACGAGATCCGCTGA
- a CDS encoding TSUP family transporter produces the protein MTDPWLYPLLVLAGIVAGALNVIAGGGSFLTLPILIFMGLPASVANGTNRVGIFFQNVGAVWGFHRNRLMDWKSILWAALPASLGAVAGTVLALSIGDAAFRKVLAFLMIAVTLWTLWDPLGKKGEESRGRGVRLPALAFGFFLTGVYGGFVQAGVGFLVLAATTMAGLDLVRGNAVKVLSILAFTVVSLAIFVSQGKVLWLPGLVLAVGTFVGGQLGVRFTVLKGHAWVKRVVTATIVVFAVKLWVTG, from the coding sequence GTGACTGATCCGTGGCTGTATCCCTTGCTGGTCCTGGCCGGTATCGTTGCCGGCGCCTTGAACGTCATCGCCGGGGGTGGCTCCTTCCTGACGCTGCCCATTCTGATCTTCATGGGGCTTCCGGCCAGCGTCGCCAACGGCACCAACCGGGTGGGCATCTTCTTCCAGAACGTGGGCGCCGTCTGGGGATTCCACCGCAATCGGCTGATGGACTGGAAGTCCATCCTCTGGGCGGCTCTTCCGGCCAGCCTGGGAGCCGTTGCGGGCACCGTCCTCGCCCTCTCCATCGGCGACGCCGCCTTTCGGAAGGTGCTGGCCTTCCTGATGATCGCCGTGACCCTGTGGACGCTCTGGGACCCCCTGGGGAAAAAGGGCGAAGAGAGCCGCGGGAGGGGCGTTCGCCTGCCGGCTCTGGCGTTCGGTTTCTTCCTGACCGGCGTTTACGGAGGTTTCGTCCAGGCCGGAGTCGGGTTCCTGGTATTGGCCGCGACGACCATGGCCGGGCTGGACCTGGTCCGGGGGAACGCCGTCAAGGTGTTGAGCATCCTGGCTTTCACCGTCGTCTCCCTCGCCATTTTCGTCTCTCAGGGCAAGGTCTTGTGGCTTCCCGGGCTGGTTCTGGCCGTGGGGACGTTCGTGGGAGGGCAACTGGGAGTCCGGTTCACCGTGCTGAAGGGCCACGCCTGGGTCAAACGCGTGGTGACGGCGACGATCGTCGTCTTCGCAGTCAAGCTGTGGGTGACCGGTTGA